The Bacteroidia bacterium genomic interval CTGCTAAAACAGCTGTCAGAAGCATAGCTAGTCCTTAGTCACCATAAAATTTAGAACATGAGAATAACAATCATTATAATTATTCTGACAATTCAAGTAAGCTGTAAAAACCGTAATGAGACGAATATTAAGTCTGAGAATTCTGCCATCACTGAATTAACGAAATGCAACTACAATAATGAAGCAATTACTAAATATCACATTCTAACTAATAAAGCTGAAATTGCAATTTGTGATGGTGATTTCGATAGAGCATCCAAAAATTACTCATTGGCATTTAGAGAAATTAAAAAACCTTTTGGTCATGATGTTTATAATGCTGCACTTTCAAATCAACTCTCTAATAACTTAGATGAAAGGAATTTAAATCTTCAACTACTTATAAATAATTCTGATGATTTAAGTTCGCTAAAGTCAATTTTTGTCAACACATATATAGATGAAAACCTTTGGAATTCTTTTATAGAGAAAAGAACGACTGAATATGACTCAAGATTAAGAAATGAATTCAAAGCAATTTGGGAAAGAGATCAATTGTTCAGACCCATGTACGATACTCATGATGACACTATTCAAGCTAATCGAATAATAAATATGAACAGGATACTTTCGATAACTGATTCTCTTGGCTTCCCTTCTCAGATAGAGCTCGGTTTTAGAAAATCCTTATGGGGGCAAAATCATGATGTGGTTTTAGTTCATACATCTCAAAGAAGAAGCAGCAATAAAAACATAATTGATCTTGAACCAATTCTTTGCAAGGCAGTAAATGAGGGACGATTTGATCCTGAACAGGCAATCTCTTACCTCCATTTCCAAAATGATAAGGATAAAAGAGATTTTGAAGTTTACTCAACTTGGCAATATAAACATCGCTTGTTGCCAGATTCTCTAAATAACAAAATATGGCTTGCAAATTTGAATAAGGAAAAATATGAGCGTGCTAATGAAATAAGAAAAAAATGGAATGCTGATCAATTAGATGACATTGCAACAAAATCTGATTTTATTTCAAGAAGCAACATACCGTTCATGTTTACATCAGTTATGACATTCATTGAAAATATGCCAAGAGATCTTACTCTGGAAGAGGCTTTGGAACAATATAAAATGACTACTTCAGATAAAAAACCATTTAAAGAAAAGTAAAAAATACAGTGACTAACACGTGATATAAGGGCATACTTCATACAGCCCTATATCACCGAACCGTTGTAGCAAATAAAAGATTTCATGAATTTCGAACAGATTAAAGAACGAACAAGACCCTTAGTCAACAAGGTGGCACCTGTATCGGAGGGGTCGTTAGATCTGATGAGTGACTTGATTTTAGTTGAAGTTTATGAAAAAGGAGATGTGTTTATTGATAGAGGGAAAAAAAACAACAAGGAATACTTTGTTTACGAAGGTGTCTGCCGGAGCTTTTTGCTAAGCCCGGAAGGTGAGGAAGTAACTATATCTTATTTTCTTGAAGGTAGTGTACTTTCTCCGAATAAAACGAGAACAGCCAATCAAATATCTCACCTCAACTTTCAAGCGCTTACAAAGCTGACCGTAGCCAGTTTAAACGCTGACAAGTTTGAGCAGCTAATGATAAATCACATCGACATACGCGAGTTTGGAAATATGGTTTTACAATATGAACTCCTTGCAAAAGTTGAAAAAGAAATTGCTCTCGCCTCGTTGAACGCGAGAGAAAGACTCATTCTTTTTAGAGAAAAATACCACTTTTTGGAAAATCTAATCTCACATGTTGACATTGCCTCCTATCTGGGAATTACAAATATTTCCTTAAGCAGACTTCGAAGGGGACTCATGGAATAAAATATCATCCTTTATCAAATGTTAATGGATTTGAAATCCGCATCATCAACCTTTGTTGTCAACTTAAAAACAAAGAAAGATGAAAGAATTATCAAGTACCCACACACAAGGATTTTATGTAGATAAAATTAATCCACTTTGGTATCTCGCAATTGGAATAGTTACCATAGCCCTTACTCACATGACCTTTAGTATTGAAGTCATGGCCTGGGTTTCAAGTATTCCATTTTTAATATATCTAAGTCTCACACAAGGTTGGAAGTCAAGGTTAAGCTTTTTTCTCGCTTTAGTTTTGGCCTGGTCCCTTGTTGTAACCAAGATTATTAGCGATCCAATTCCATTGGTGCTGGTCTTTCTCTACTCGATCCCAATTAGTTTGTTTCACCTGCCGGGATACTTGATCTGGAGCAAATTTAAAAATCAGAAATATGCGCTGTTTCTATTTCCTGTCATCATGATCATTATGGAATGGATTCAATACACCTTTACACCTCTTGCCAGTTGGGGAGTAGCTGCATATACCCTGCACGATAATGTATCACTTATTCAAACAGTATCCTTGTTTGGGTTGGCTGGACTAAGCTTTTTGATTTATTGGGTTAATGTCTCAATTGCTAACATCATAATCAAAAGAAAAACCTCTATTTCAACATTTCAGCTCCCCTTAATTATGCTGTTCCTTTTAATTGCTTTTGGCTCCATCCGATACGACATGAGCAAAGCTAATGGTATTGACACTATAACTGTTGCCGCAGTTGGAACAGACTCGAAAGCAAGTGGTTTGCCATTGCCTTCTAAAGAAAGAACTGAACAGACTAAAACGGCATTATTTAAACGAACCAGAACTGCAGCAGGCGGTGGCGCTGAAATAATATCATGGAACGAAGCCGCCATATTTATAATGCCTGAAGATGAGAATGAATGGATTAACTCCATCAAGGAACTAGCTGCTGAACTCAATATCACTTTGGTAGCTTCTTATGTGACACCCATTTCACAATCTCCCTTGAGGTATGAGAACAAGTATCAGTTTATCGATTCGTCAGGAAACATTACACATACATACCTCAAGCATCAACCCGTACCAGGAGAACCAGCTGTGCAAGGAAAGTCCCCTTTAAAAGTTGCTGATATAAAAGGAACAAAAGTCGCAGCCGCAATTTGCTATGATTATGATTTTCCGTATCTGGCAAAAGGGTATGGTGAATTAGGAGCAGATATGGTTATTCTTCCGTCAAGTGATTGGAGAGGCATCGACCCTGTTCATACAGAAATGGCAGCCTTTAGAGCTGTTGAGCAAGGTCACTCGGTTCTTCGTTCAACGCGTTTTGGGCTCTCTGCAGCAATTACACCATACGGTGAAATGGTTTCACAAATGAGCAGTTTTGACGATAATGATAAAATCATGTATTCACAACTACCTACCAAAGGTGTCACTACATTATACTCAGTTATTCAAGATAGCTTCGTCTACCTCTGTATTGGATTCTTACTGTCGTTCATGGCTATTGCGTCTAGATCAAAAAATAAATTAAAACCTATAAAAAAAGATAATTGATTTAAATAGAAGTATGTTAGTATTACTTGCTACAACAAAACCTAAGCTACAATAAAACGCAGTTTAGCCAAACCATTACTGATTAATATACCCCATTTGGAGCGAGCAGATATTGGGGTATTGTAGCCTTATGCTGATGTGTGCATTCTAAATTACACTTTTTGATGTAAAATCGGATTGGTAGGCCACAGCAAAGCGAATGATTTACTCTGGGACACACACGGTTTTTCGAGTTTCGGTAGAAATTGTTAGATTTAGATAGCCTGGATCTATTTGTAGCCGATACTCAAAGTGAATTAATGGAAAAGCAGCCTTCAACAGCGGAAGAAGAAATCATTGAGTTAACCCGAAAGTTAATCGAAAAATGGGCTGTAAGAACCCAGCCTTCAACATCAGAGATGCTCACTCATGCCCACCCTAACTTTACCGGATTTGGGACTGGTAAATATGAGGTATGGGATAATTTTGCTACTTACAAGCAATCGGAAATGGCAAGCCTGGAACAATTATCGGATCCGGTGCCTTTCAAGTACCATTGGATAAGAGCATCCGTGTTTGGGGATACGGGCATCACGATGACACAAGTTGATCTTACCTTCCAGATTGAGGGAAAACAATACGACGTGAAAAATGTTCGATGGTCGATGATTTTAAAAAAAATAGATCATTCCTGGTTGCAAATACATACACATTGCTCTTTGCCCTACAGTGATGATGTCGTTCCGATAGAAGAGTTGAAGGCTCGTAATAAGGAACTGGAGCAACTTGTTACGAAGCGAACGAATGCCCTGGTAAAAGAAAAAGAACGAACGGAAAACCTCCTTCATAATATTTTGCCGGTGGAAGTGGCAAAAGAGTTGCTGCAAACGGGCGCTGTAAAGCCTGTTAGATTTGATGAAGTAAGTATTTTGTTTACCGATTTTAAGGAATTTACCAATATAGTAGCAACTATTCCTACCCGTAAATTGATAAGTGAGCTCAATGAACTCTTTAGTGAGTTTGATGATATAATGGAAGCCGAAGGAATAGAAAAGATTCAAACGGTTGGGGATGCCTATTTAGCAGCCTCTGGTTTGCCAGAAGAAGTACCAGACCATGCCATGAGATGTGTCAGAGCTAGTAAAAAGATGATTGATTTTCTAAAGCAGAGAAATAAAACAAGTGCCATCAAATGGAAAATCAGAATAGGAATTCATTCCGGACCAATCGGAGCAGGAGTCGTTGGAAAGAAAAAATTCGCCTACGATATCTTTGGCGACACCATCAATATAGCCAGCAGAATTGAAACAGCAGGGGAAGAGGGAAAAATAAACGTATCGGCATATACCTATGATCTAATCAAAGAGCATTATCCTTGCGAATATAGAGGAAAGGTTAATGCTAAAGGAAAAGGAGATTTGGATATGTATTTTGTTAAATGACTTTCAATTCTTCGACTTTTCCTTGGATTTCATAATCCCAATGTTTTTTGACTCTTGCCAAATAAAGTCCGTCCAAAATTATTTGCTTTTCAATGGGTTTTCTAAACTTTAAGATCGATAAATAAAAACTCACCGGATTTTTTAAAAATAATCACCTATTCTGATTCAGAATTAAGTTTTTAGATTATGAATCAGATGAGGCGCACTTGGTTTAATTTTCAGTCATACCCAATGTAGGCTGGGTGATTGCAGAGCGAAAAAACAGAATACGGAAATAAAAAATCAGTAACAAAACCTATCCCGAATACTCCGCTAATGCTACGAACTAGGGATAGCTGTTCGTTCTCGGCAAGCAAAAAAAAATACAGAATTGTTGTCCAATTAAAAGAAGTTCATTCGTCTAGTATTTGATATTGAATTATTAACGATAAAACTTATTAAAAATGAAAGATTTTATGATGCTTTTCCATAGTGAACCTGATCCTAATTTTGAACCTACGCCGGAAGAAATTCAAGCAGAAGTAAAAGCTTGGCAAGATTGGATGGGTGGAATTAGTGCACAAGGTAAATTAAAAAATCCTGGCGAAGCATTAGGGTTTGAAGGGAAAACAATGCATTCTGATGGAGCAATTACCGATGGCCCATACGCAGAATTGAAAGAAATGGTAGGTGGCTACATAATTGTCACAGCAACATCAATTAATGAGGCAATCCAGCTAGCAAATGGCTGCCCCGCTCTTAACAGTGGGGGTAAAGTAGAGGTTAGAGATATCATGGTATTGGAAGGAATGTAAACCAATGGTTAAAGACCAACTTATAGAAACATTTAGATCAGAGTACGGTAACTTAGTTGCCGTACTTTGTCATTTTCATGGAATACAAAATATTCAATTGGCTGAAGATATTGTGAGTGATACTTTTCTTCATGCAATGAAAGTGTGGTCACATAAAGGTGTACCGGATTCTCCAAAGGCTTGGTTAAGGAAAGTTGCTGTCAATAAATTCAGAGACTATTATCGTAGAAGACAAACTTTTCGAGAAAAGGTTAAGGGCAACTATTTTCAAAGCCTTCAACAAACAAATGAAATTATTTTAACTGAGGAAATCATTTCAGATGGTTTGTTAAATATGATTTTCGCTATTTGTAATTCCAATCTCAAAATTGACATACAAATCTGTTTATCCTTGAGATTATTGTGTGGATTTGGTATAGGTCAAATCGCAGCTGCACTCCTTACAAACAAAGAGAATATTAATAAAAAACTATATAGAGGTAAAAAACAATTAAGAAAGTATAAGGACTCCTGGAATCAACTAAGTCGAAATGACTATGCTTCAAGAATTCCCTCTGTTTTAAGGATTATTTATCTACTTTTCAATGAAGGGTATTATAGCAGTGTTAGTGATGAAAACATTAAACAAGATTTTTGCTGGGAAGCAATGAGATTGGCCATATTTATGTCGAAGCAATCCTTCCTACCGAAAAAAGACACCTATGCCCTGATTGCATTAATGTGTTTTCACGCTTCAAGACTTGATTCAAGAACGAATCCAAATGGTCAATATATTCTATATCAGGAACAAGACAGAAATAAATGGAATAATAATTTAATTAAGAAAGGAGAATACTATTTAACGAAATCAGCAAATGGCAATAATGTTTCTAAATATCATTTAGAAGCAGCTATTGCATACTGGCATACAACGGAAGTTCCCAATAAATGGGATAATATTCTACAATTGTATAATAGACTACTTCTAGTAGAATACTCTCCTATTATTGCAATGAATCGAACTTATGCTCTTGCTATAGCTAACTCAGCTGAGGAAGCAATTATTGAAGCGAGAAAATTAAATCTGGAAGACAATTATTATTATTATTGGCTTATGGCAGAATTATTCAGACTGAATTTAGAGCCAGAAATGGAAATAGAATATTTAAACAAAGCCTTGGATTCAGCAAAAAAAATTAGTGAAAAGGAAATCCTCAAAACCAAATTAGACAAAGCAAGCCGAGAACAAAGTGCAAAACGTACATAGCCGCTATATGCGTCTACAGTCGTTTCCACCGAGCGGTAGATGTTAATAAATGAAAATACAATTTTGCATAACAATAATCTTGCTTTCTAGCTCCCTGGCAAACTCACAAGATTGCTTTGGCAGTTACGACCTGGAAAGTGGATTTTGTACGGCAAGTATCTCATTGTGGTCAGATTCGACATTTTTTTGGGCATACGGCTGTGAGGGAATTAGCAATATTCGAACAGGTAGTTTCTCGATTAACGAAAACAAAATAGACTTTAAAACTATCGAAAAAGATTCTATTGATATTATTTTCGATGTAGAGTGGATTGAAAGCTTAGATAGAATTCCTGATGCTTTAAAGGACAGTACATGGCCTTATTTCTATGTGGTAGATAGAAATGACACCTTGGTCCAAGGCCTGGAAATCGTTTGCTATAATGATTCGGATACATATCAGATTTTAGAAGACAATTATAATGGCATTTATTTTTTCCCGCCTGATGATACAGAAGAGCTATCTATTCCTGTTTTAAGTATGTTTCTTAAACGATATATTGGAATTAGAGTACCCAAAAAGCCCGAGCGAAAATCAGTCTTGAAAATAAGATTGAATGTAGCATCTTCATTTCTGTTTTATCCGATGATAAATTACCGTCATGAAAAGGAAATAATTTCAGGATTATATAAAGAGAATAAATTAATTTTTGGTGAAGGGGATAGGATCTATAGTCTTGAAAAAAGAAAATAATAAACAGCTTACATCAGCTATTGCAACAGTCCGAGACATAGCTTGTCATGAGCAATCAAAAAATGGAAAAAACTTTAATAATTTTAGTATTGGCGACTTTGGGATTTTATTCCTGTGGACAAAAGGATCTATCTACAAAAAATAAGGAGACTGATGAGGTAAAAACAGTAGATACGATAACCTTAGATGAACATAGAATAAAGTCTCAGGAGATAAATTCTAATAATCATATCCACACTGAGGCAAATTATACCGATTCTACAGGAAAAGGTA includes:
- a CDS encoding Crp/Fnr family transcriptional regulator; translation: MNFEQIKERTRPLVNKVAPVSEGSLDLMSDLILVEVYEKGDVFIDRGKKNNKEYFVYEGVCRSFLLSPEGEEVTISYFLEGSVLSPNKTRTANQISHLNFQALTKLTVASLNADKFEQLMINHIDIREFGNMVLQYELLAKVEKEIALASLNARERLILFREKYHFLENLISHVDIASYLGITNISLSRLRRGLME
- a CDS encoding adenylate/guanylate cyclase domain-containing protein; its protein translation is MEKQPSTAEEEIIELTRKLIEKWAVRTQPSTSEMLTHAHPNFTGFGTGKYEVWDNFATYKQSEMASLEQLSDPVPFKYHWIRASVFGDTGITMTQVDLTFQIEGKQYDVKNVRWSMILKKIDHSWLQIHTHCSLPYSDDVVPIEELKARNKELEQLVTKRTNALVKEKERTENLLHNILPVEVAKELLQTGAVKPVRFDEVSILFTDFKEFTNIVATIPTRKLISELNELFSEFDDIMEAEGIEKIQTVGDAYLAASGLPEEVPDHAMRCVRASKKMIDFLKQRNKTSAIKWKIRIGIHSGPIGAGVVGKKKFAYDIFGDTINIASRIETAGEEGKINVSAYTYDLIKEHYPCEYRGKVNAKGKGDLDMYFVK
- a CDS encoding YciI family protein — encoded protein: MKDFMMLFHSEPDPNFEPTPEEIQAEVKAWQDWMGGISAQGKLKNPGEALGFEGKTMHSDGAITDGPYAELKEMVGGYIIVTATSINEAIQLANGCPALNSGGKVEVRDIMVLEGM
- a CDS encoding sigma-70 family RNA polymerase sigma factor translates to MVKDQLIETFRSEYGNLVAVLCHFHGIQNIQLAEDIVSDTFLHAMKVWSHKGVPDSPKAWLRKVAVNKFRDYYRRRQTFREKVKGNYFQSLQQTNEIILTEEIISDGLLNMIFAICNSNLKIDIQICLSLRLLCGFGIGQIAAALLTNKENINKKLYRGKKQLRKYKDSWNQLSRNDYASRIPSVLRIIYLLFNEGYYSSVSDENIKQDFCWEAMRLAIFMSKQSFLPKKDTYALIALMCFHASRLDSRTNPNGQYILYQEQDRNKWNNNLIKKGEYYLTKSANGNNVSKYHLEAAIAYWHTTEVPNKWDNILQLYNRLLLVEYSPIIAMNRTYALAIANSAEEAIIEARKLNLEDNYYYYWLMAELFRLNLEPEMEIEYLNKALDSAKKISEKEILKTKLDKASREQSAKRT
- a CDS encoding nitrilase-related carbon-nitrogen hydrolase — protein: MKELSSTHTQGFYVDKINPLWYLAIGIVTIALTHMTFSIEVMAWVSSIPFLIYLSLTQGWKSRLSFFLALVLAWSLVVTKIISDPIPLVLVFLYSIPISLFHLPGYLIWSKFKNQKYALFLFPVIMIIMEWIQYTFTPLASWGVAAYTLHDNVSLIQTVSLFGLAGLSFLIYWVNVSIANIIIKRKTSISTFQLPLIMLFLLIAFGSIRYDMSKANGIDTITVAAVGTDSKASGLPLPSKERTEQTKTALFKRTRTAAGGGAEIISWNEAAIFIMPEDENEWINSIKELAAELNITLVASYVTPISQSPLRYENKYQFIDSSGNITHTYLKHQPVPGEPAVQGKSPLKVADIKGTKVAAAICYDYDFPYLAKGYGELGADMVILPSSDWRGIDPVHTEMAAFRAVEQGHSVLRSTRFGLSAAITPYGEMVSQMSSFDDNDKIMYSQLPTKGVTTLYSVIQDSFVYLCIGFLLSFMAIASRSKNKLKPIKKDN